In Nitrospira sp., a single genomic region encodes these proteins:
- a CDS encoding Ppx/GppA phosphatase family protein: protein MTKLAVIDIGTNSIHMVLAEVQPDGNYKIVDRFKNMARLGDGTFESQRLSDEAITRGLEVLRQLVTLARNKGYDRIVAVATSAVREAKNGGDFIDLVAEQLRLTIRVVSGNEEARLIFLAVKNSVPMGDQPVLAVDVGGGSVELMVGNRDQLLHVKSLKLGAIRLADQFLKRTPPSDGMLHALEDLVTERLKEALDSFKPKRFDSFIATSGMAGNLTEVIHLKKTGRPLPQLNLATVSLKDIKELEQELRRLTIKERLAIAGLDTKRVDTLFPAAIVLRRVMELTERDEMVLCDKAIREGVIYDFVVRHKERLKAEAEIPDLRRRNVMAFARRCQAPEAHSLHVAGLALRLFDQTKRLHGLGQAERDWLEYAAILHDVGYLINERQHHKHAYYLITHSGLGGLSVDELQIIANVARYHRRALPQTKHEGYEALPAKRQRTVRLLASLLRIADALDRTRFSVVRSVDVRLGRTVTITAHVTGDAELEAWAARGRADLFERVFRRRVHFILSAQEDNA, encoded by the coding sequence ATGACTAAGCTAGCCGTCATCGATATCGGCACCAATTCCATCCATATGGTATTGGCTGAAGTCCAGCCGGACGGGAACTACAAGATTGTCGACCGCTTCAAGAATATGGCCCGGCTGGGCGACGGGACGTTCGAATCGCAGCGGCTCTCCGATGAGGCCATCACGCGCGGACTGGAGGTCCTGCGCCAGCTCGTCACCCTCGCCCGCAACAAGGGCTATGACCGAATCGTGGCCGTGGCCACCAGCGCCGTGCGCGAAGCCAAGAACGGCGGCGATTTCATCGATCTGGTCGCAGAGCAGCTCCGCCTCACCATCAGGGTGGTGTCCGGAAATGAAGAGGCCCGCCTAATCTTCCTCGCCGTGAAGAACAGCGTGCCCATGGGGGACCAACCAGTGCTGGCGGTCGACGTGGGCGGCGGTTCGGTCGAGCTCATGGTGGGTAACCGCGACCAACTGCTGCATGTGAAGAGCCTCAAGCTCGGCGCCATCAGGCTCGCCGACCAATTTTTGAAACGCACGCCTCCTTCGGACGGCATGTTGCACGCGCTCGAAGATCTGGTCACCGAGCGATTGAAGGAGGCGCTCGATTCGTTCAAGCCCAAGCGATTCGACTCCTTCATCGCTACCTCCGGCATGGCCGGCAATCTGACCGAAGTCATTCATTTGAAAAAGACCGGGCGGCCGCTCCCCCAGCTCAACCTCGCCACGGTCAGCCTCAAGGACATCAAGGAACTCGAGCAGGAACTTCGACGCTTGACCATCAAGGAGCGCCTAGCCATCGCAGGCCTGGACACCAAGCGGGTGGACACGTTGTTTCCCGCCGCCATCGTGCTGCGCCGCGTGATGGAACTCACGGAACGCGACGAGATGGTGCTCTGCGACAAAGCCATCCGCGAAGGCGTCATCTACGATTTTGTCGTCCGCCACAAGGAACGGCTCAAAGCAGAAGCGGAGATTCCCGATCTGCGCAGGCGAAACGTCATGGCGTTTGCCCGCCGCTGTCAGGCTCCCGAAGCGCACAGTCTGCACGTCGCCGGCCTGGCGTTGCGTCTGTTCGATCAGACCAAGCGGCTGCACGGGCTCGGCCAGGCCGAACGGGACTGGCTGGAGTACGCCGCCATTCTCCACGACGTGGGTTATCTCATCAACGAACGCCAGCATCACAAGCACGCCTACTATCTGATCACCCACAGCGGCCTGGGCGGCCTCTCGGTCGATGAGCTGCAGATCATCGCCAACGTGGCCCGGTATCATCGGCGTGCCTTGCCGCAGACCAAACATGAAGGATACGAGGCGCTGCCGGCGAAGCGCCAGCGCACCGTGCGCCTTCTGGCCTCGCTGCTCCGGATCGCGGATGCGCTCGACCGCACGCGATTTTCCGTCGTGCGCTCCGTGGACGTCAGACTCGGCCGTACCGTCACCATCACCGCTCACGTCACCGGCGACGCGGAATTGGAAGCCTGGGCGGCGCGAGGCCGCGCGGACCTCTTCGAACGGGTATTCCGCAGACGGGTCCACTTCATTCTTTCGGCACAAGAGGACAACGCATGA
- the tmk gene encoding dTMP kinase — MIDQTAPSNAPHPYPGKLIIVEGIDGSGKSTQLLLLHKWLESKGHKVFFTEWNSSELVKDTTKRGKKNKSLTPTTFSLLHATDFASRLYHEILPPLKAGMLVLADRYMYTAFARDVVRGVSPEWVRKLYSFAIRPDMAFYFKVPIEVAISRLLGGTRGQFKYYEAGMDMNLSQDVTESFRIFQSRILSQYDKIVDEYQLIPMDATKDIAAQQDGMRALVDEALKDYKPRRGTHGRRSLFWRRFDVPKSE; from the coding sequence ATGATCGACCAGACCGCGCCTTCCAACGCCCCCCACCCCTATCCCGGAAAGCTGATCATCGTCGAGGGTATCGACGGCTCCGGCAAGAGCACGCAGCTCTTGTTGCTCCACAAGTGGCTCGAATCGAAAGGCCACAAGGTCTTCTTCACCGAATGGAATTCCTCGGAACTGGTCAAGGACACGACCAAGCGCGGCAAGAAGAACAAGAGCCTCACGCCGACCACCTTCAGCTTGCTGCATGCGACCGATTTCGCGAGCCGCCTCTATCATGAGATCTTGCCGCCGCTCAAAGCCGGCATGCTGGTGCTGGCCGACCGCTACATGTACACGGCCTTTGCGCGCGACGTGGTGCGCGGGGTCTCCCCCGAGTGGGTGCGCAAACTCTACAGCTTCGCGATCCGGCCGGACATGGCCTTCTATTTCAAAGTTCCTATCGAAGTCGCCATCTCTCGCCTGCTCGGCGGCACGCGCGGCCAGTTCAAGTACTACGAGGCGGGGATGGACATGAACCTGAGCCAGGACGTGACCGAAAGCTTCCGCATTTTTCAGTCGCGGATCCTCTCGCAATACGACAAGATCGTGGACGAATATCAACTCATCCCGATGGATGCCACGAAAGACATTGCCGCCCAGCAGGACGGCATGCGGGCCCTGGTGGATGAGGCGTTGAAGGACTACAAACCGAGACGGGGGACTCATGGGAGACGCTCACTATTTTGGCGACGGTTTGACGTACCTAAATCCGAGTGA
- a CDS encoding thymidylate kinase: MTYLNPSDLKGKLIAIEGTDGVGRSTHIEMLQEWLEVQGYGVITTGWTRSNLMSKTIEVAKEGNIIDRWSLSLLYATDFADRLEHQIIPALRSGFIVLADRYIFTAFARDFVRSNDRKWIRDVFGFALVPDLVCYLRIDVETLVLRVIETKAMNYWESGMDLRLGADLYDSFKKYQSLLIGEFDKMAEEFKFEVVDARKSPEEIQDELRSKIQQLLRQGGLARTTMPAPIREEGALPKS, from the coding sequence TTGACGTACCTAAATCCGAGTGATCTCAAAGGCAAACTGATCGCCATCGAGGGCACGGACGGGGTCGGCCGCTCCACGCACATCGAGATGTTGCAGGAATGGCTCGAAGTGCAGGGCTATGGGGTCATCACCACCGGTTGGACCAGGTCAAACCTGATGTCCAAGACGATCGAGGTCGCCAAGGAGGGCAACATCATCGATCGCTGGTCGCTGAGCCTGCTCTATGCGACCGACTTCGCCGATCGGCTGGAACACCAGATCATTCCGGCTCTCCGATCCGGCTTCATCGTCCTGGCGGACCGCTACATCTTCACGGCCTTCGCACGAGACTTCGTCCGCAGTAACGACCGTAAATGGATCCGGGACGTCTTCGGCTTCGCGCTTGTGCCGGACCTCGTCTGCTATCTCCGCATCGACGTGGAAACACTGGTCTTGCGTGTGATCGAAACCAAGGCGATGAACTACTGGGAATCGGGAATGGATCTCAGATTGGGCGCCGACCTCTACGACAGCTTCAAGAAATACCAATCGCTGCTCATCGGAGAATTCGACAAGATGGCGGAGGAATTCAAGTTCGAAGTGGTAGACGCCAGAAAGTCGCCTGAGGAGATTCAGGACGAGTTACGAAGCAAGATTCAGCAGCTCTTGAGGCAGGGAGGCTTGGCCCGCACCACGATGCCTGCTCCGATCAGGGAAGAAGGCGCGCTCCCCAAATCTTAA
- the sixA gene encoding phosphohistidine phosphatase SixA — MDCVLIRHGIAIDREEWEGPDEDRPLTDRGAKRVAQVAEGLRWLELQPTHVLASPLLRAIETAKILQETHRVRSAVQIADELLPDASPERLLTRLSDLPPESCVFCVGHEPHLGLIASLMLTGKPSMGFPFKKAGACLIEIAMPLKPGRGILRWWMEPSHLRGLGRKKRRGDKLPLKT; from the coding sequence ATGGATTGTGTCTTGATTCGGCATGGCATCGCGATCGATCGGGAGGAATGGGAAGGACCGGATGAGGATCGTCCCCTCACGGATCGAGGGGCGAAGCGAGTGGCTCAGGTGGCGGAAGGACTCAGGTGGCTTGAACTGCAGCCGACGCACGTGCTGGCCAGCCCCTTGCTGCGCGCGATCGAGACGGCGAAGATTCTACAAGAGACGCACCGCGTCCGGTCCGCCGTGCAGATCGCCGATGAATTGCTGCCCGACGCCTCTCCGGAGCGTTTGTTGACGCGCTTGTCGGATCTGCCGCCTGAATCCTGTGTGTTCTGCGTCGGTCATGAACCCCATCTGGGGCTGATCGCGTCGCTGATGCTCACGGGCAAGCCGTCGATGGGATTTCCCTTCAAAAAAGCCGGCGCCTGTCTTATTGAGATCGCGATGCCGCTCAAGCCGGGCCGAGGCATCCTGCGCTGGTGGATGGAGCCGAGCCACCTGCGCGGGCTCGGCAGAAAGAAACGCAGAGGCGACAAGCTGCCGCTGAAGACTTAA
- a CDS encoding type II toxin-antitoxin system prevent-host-death family antitoxin — MKRTGVSTLKATLSACLARVKAGDEVLVMERGKPIAKLVPLRKGTDGTAAHLEDLARAGLVRVGTSKLPAGFWKMPRPKDRKRRGLKALLADRAVGR; from the coding sequence ATGAAACGAACGGGGGTCTCAACGCTCAAGGCTACGTTGAGTGCCTGCCTGGCCAGAGTGAAGGCAGGTGACGAAGTGCTTGTCATGGAAAGGGGAAAACCGATCGCCAAGCTTGTTCCCTTGCGCAAAGGCACTGACGGCACCGCGGCTCATCTGGAGGACCTTGCTCGCGCCGGATTGGTCCGTGTGGGAACCAGCAAGTTGCCGGCCGGATTCTGGAAAATGCCACGGCCGAAGGATCGAAAGCGGCGAGGGTTGAAGGCCCTCCTGGCTGACCGAGCAGTGGGACGATGA